A single region of the Chryseobacterium sp. 6424 genome encodes:
- a CDS encoding FoF1 ATP synthase subunit delta/epsilon, with product MNIKILTPEFVAFEGEVSSVLLPGKNGDFHIKKDHAAIVASLTGGKVRVYTNTIPENYEKHFTKENTSDSVYSIEVKSGVVEFSNNKGIILAE from the coding sequence ATGAATATTAAAATTTTAACCCCTGAATTTGTAGCTTTCGAAGGCGAAGTAAGTTCTGTACTGCTTCCGGGCAAGAACGGAGATTTCCACATCAAGAAAGATCACGCGGCTATCGTAGCATCGCTCACAGGCGGTAAAGTAAGGGTTTATACCAACACGATACCCGAGAACTACGAGAAGCATTTCACCAAAGAAAACACATCTGACAGTGTGTATTCAATTGAAGTGAAAAGCGGCGTGGTAGAATTCAGCAATAACAAAGGGATTATTCTCGCAGAATAA
- the frr gene encoding ribosome recycling factor, whose product MEQLELIVDMVKQEMDAAIKHLDHAFQKIRAGRASTTMVQDVVVEYYGAPTPLNQVANVMVPDAMTISIQPWDRTAIGAIEKAIINSNLGFAPMNNGENIILNVPPLTEERRRDLAKTAKAESEASKVTVRNARQDGMKELKKLDGVSEDLIKGAEADIQALTDKYVKLCDDHLKAKEADIMRI is encoded by the coding sequence ATGGAACAATTAGAATTAATTGTGGATATGGTGAAGCAGGAAATGGATGCGGCCATAAAACACCTTGATCATGCTTTTCAGAAAATCCGCGCCGGGCGCGCGTCCACCACGATGGTACAGGACGTAGTGGTAGAATATTATGGCGCGCCTACACCGCTAAACCAGGTGGCGAACGTGATGGTGCCGGATGCGATGACGATCTCTATCCAACCTTGGGACCGTACAGCGATTGGGGCTATTGAAAAAGCCATCATCAATTCTAATCTTGGTTTTGCACCGATGAATAACGGTGAAAACATCATCCTCAATGTACCGCCACTTACCGAAGAGCGAAGACGCGATTTGGCCAAAACTGCCAAAGCCGAAAGTGAAGCTAGCAAAGTTACCGTAAGAAATGCCCGCCAAGACGGCATGAAAGAACTCAAAAAGCTTGATGGTGTTTCCGAAGATTTGATTAAAGGAGCGGAAGCCGACATCCAAGCGCTTACTGATAAATATGTAAAGCTTTGTGATGACCATCTGAAGGCCAAAGAAGCCGATATTATGAGAATATAG
- the porQ gene encoding type IX secretion system protein PorQ: protein MKKIATLSVLLYTVCVCAQEGTKIYPFLNLPVSARQAAMGGDAVSVRDYDVGFAAVNPGLMNIEQDEMISLNYSSYLADSKYGTLSYVRDLNEAHLIGLNIRYMDYGNMPRTDESAEINGNFGAMDAAIGLSYAYQFDEDWTVAGSASFVTSKIDTYTSMAVIGSAGITYHNELSNETLALVFRNFGYLFKTYNGLREDVAFRVDLGYTKILDEFPLAFTITAHDLQQFNISQDYNNNGQEISWQRKLLDHLSVGAELFPQQAFNIRFGYNVKRGNELAVLDQRSFTGLSAGFGIKISAFRFDYAHVRYHNAANMNMFGLTLDLIQVGGNRR from the coding sequence TTGAAAAAGATTGCCACACTTTCGGTGCTTCTATATACTGTTTGCGTTTGCGCTCAGGAAGGGACTAAGATTTACCCATTCTTGAACTTGCCCGTTTCTGCCCGCCAGGCAGCCATGGGAGGTGATGCGGTATCTGTGCGGGATTATGATGTGGGTTTCGCGGCTGTTAATCCCGGTTTGATGAATATTGAGCAGGATGAAATGATTTCCTTGAATTATTCCTCCTATCTGGCAGACTCGAAATACGGAACATTAAGTTATGTACGCGATCTCAATGAAGCACACTTGATTGGACTGAACATCCGTTACATGGATTATGGGAACATGCCACGAACCGATGAAAGCGCTGAGATCAACGGCAATTTCGGGGCGATGGATGCTGCCATAGGCCTTTCCTATGCTTATCAGTTCGATGAGGATTGGACGGTGGCCGGAAGTGCCAGTTTTGTCACTTCAAAAATTGATACCTACACGTCAATGGCAGTCATTGGTTCGGCAGGAATTACTTATCATAATGAATTGAGTAATGAAACATTGGCGTTGGTTTTCAGGAATTTTGGTTATCTGTTTAAGACTTACAATGGTCTTCGTGAAGATGTGGCGTTTCGGGTAGATTTGGGTTATACGAAGATACTTGATGAGTTTCCATTGGCGTTTACCATCACGGCGCACGATCTTCAGCAGTTCAATATTTCCCAGGATTATAACAACAACGGTCAGGAAATCAGCTGGCAGAGGAAACTTCTGGACCATCTTTCGGTAGGTGCAGAATTATTCCCCCAACAGGCTTTCAATATCCGTTTCGGATATAATGTAAAACGCGGTAATGAACTCGCCGTGCTCGATCAGCGGAGTTTTACTGGGCTTTCGGCCGGTTTTGGGATAAAGATTTCCGCCTTTAGGTTTGATTATGCGCATGTGCGGTACCACAACGCTGCTAATATGAATATGTTTGGCCTTACGCTCGACCTAATTCAGGTAGGTGGCAACCGCCGTTGA
- a CDS encoding bifunctional riboflavin kinase/FAD synthetase, translating into MKTINNLHDYSSDTPLALSIGMFDGVHRGHQTIIGNLNEIAHDKGLESAILTFWPHPRTVFNPCDDLKLLNTIEEKTYLLNKNGVQHLFLKEFDEVFRNLSGEEFIRQVLVDKLNVKHLIIGHDHTFGKNRSGDFNLLQKMSSEYGFEVEQVQAVDYHTQPISSTQIRNALVEGNVKAANEMLGYVYSVSGEVIGGKKIGRTIGYPTANIAVNPMKLLPKKGAYVVEVFIDGLQYKGMLSIGTNPTVGGSSLSVEVYILNFNDDIYGKQISVNFRDFLHDEIKFESLEKLIERLDEDKRLTENFKF; encoded by the coding sequence TTGAAAACCATCAACAATCTTCACGATTATTCTTCCGACACGCCGTTAGCCCTTTCTATAGGCATGTTTGATGGGGTTCACCGTGGGCATCAAACCATCATCGGAAATCTTAATGAAATTGCTCATGATAAAGGTCTGGAGTCAGCTATACTCACCTTTTGGCCACATCCGAGGACGGTTTTCAACCCATGTGATGATTTAAAATTGCTGAATACGATTGAGGAAAAAACCTATCTTCTCAATAAAAACGGTGTACAGCATCTTTTTCTGAAAGAATTTGATGAAGTGTTCCGCAATCTTTCCGGTGAAGAATTTATCCGACAGGTCTTGGTAGATAAACTGAACGTCAAGCATTTGATTATCGGTCACGACCATACTTTCGGCAAAAACCGCAGCGGCGATTTTAATCTTTTACAAAAAATGTCTTCTGAGTATGGTTTTGAAGTTGAGCAGGTACAGGCGGTAGATTATCATACCCAACCCATCAGCTCCACGCAGATCCGGAATGCGTTGGTAGAAGGTAACGTGAAGGCTGCAAACGAAATGCTGGGTTACGTTTACTCGGTTTCGGGTGAAGTGATTGGCGGTAAAAAGATTGGGCGGACCATCGGTTATCCCACTGCGAACATCGCCGTGAATCCGATGAAACTTTTACCAAAAAAAGGTGCCTATGTTGTTGAAGTCTTCATTGATGGCTTACAATATAAAGGAATGCTGAGCATTGGGACCAACCCCACCGTCGGCGGCAGTTCGCTTTCAGTAGAAGTTTACATCCTCAATTTCAACGATGATATTTACGGAAAACAAATCTCTGTAAATTTCCGCGATTTTCTGCATGATGAAATCAAGTTCGAGTCTTTGGAGAAACTGATTGAAAGACTTGATGAGGACAAAAGGCTTACAGAAAACTTTAAATTCTAA
- a CDS encoding NAD(P)H-binding protein, which translates to MKALIIGATGATGKDLVQQLLADPDYSEVAVFVRKPLDFSHPKLSAHVINFDKPDEWKQLVNGDVAFSCLGTTLKAAGSNDAQWKVDFDYQYYFAKAASDNKVEDYILVSAYGANAKSKLFYSRMKGELEERVKTLHFGKITIFQPGMLDRKDSDRTGEVLGGKIIKFANKLGILESQKPLPTATLAKAMINAAKIKSNGYSNIKLGAIFSFAEK; encoded by the coding sequence ATGAAAGCATTAATTATAGGTGCCACAGGCGCAACAGGAAAAGATTTGGTTCAGCAACTTCTTGCTGATCCCGATTATTCGGAAGTAGCTGTTTTTGTTAGAAAACCTCTGGATTTCAGTCACCCAAAACTGTCTGCACACGTTATCAATTTTGATAAACCCGATGAGTGGAAGCAGCTTGTAAACGGTGATGTAGCGTTTTCATGCCTTGGAACCACACTAAAAGCTGCAGGAAGTAACGATGCCCAATGGAAGGTTGATTTTGACTATCAGTATTACTTTGCCAAAGCAGCCAGCGATAATAAGGTGGAAGATTACATCCTCGTGTCGGCTTACGGCGCCAATGCAAAATCGAAATTATTTTACTCGCGGATGAAAGGTGAACTTGAGGAAAGAGTGAAAACCCTGCATTTCGGTAAAATAACCATCTTTCAGCCCGGTATGCTCGACAGGAAAGACAGCGACCGCACCGGTGAAGTCCTGGGTGGAAAAATCATTAAATTTGCTAATAAACTCGGAATTTTAGAATCGCAGAAACCGTTACCAACCGCCACACTGGCAAAAGCGATGATCAACGCCGCGAAAATCAAGAGCAATGGCTACTCTAATATAAAATTGGGCGCGATATTCAGTTTTGCGGAAAAATAA
- a CDS encoding B12-binding domain-containing radical SAM protein, with protein MSNILLITPPFTQLNTPYPATAYIKGFLKTKNIESYQMDLGIEVILELFSKKGISNVFSQPTDLQKASVNSQRIFSLRNEYIRTIDQVILFLQNKNATLARQICTMNFLPEASRFAQLDELDYAFGNMGLQDKAKHLATLYLEDLSDYIVENIDPDFGFSRYAERISQSANSFDELYQKIIGPKTYIDRLTLNIVDGHLNCENPGLVCFSVPFPGNLYAAFRCAKHIKEKYPHIKTAMGGGFPNTELREVKDKRVFEFFDFITLDDGELPLELLIKNLKNEGPRSYKRTFLLEDSKVVYLNDSTLPDYRQAEVGTPDYSGLLLDRYISVIEIANPMHSLWSDGRWNKLTMAHGCYWGKCTFCDISLDYIRIYEPVAAKILVNRMEELMASTGESGFHFVDEAAPPALMREVALEIIRRKLVVTWWTNIRFEKSFSRDLCFLLKLSGCVAVSGGLEVASDRLLKLIDKGVSVAQVAQVTRNFTEAGIMVHAYLMYGFPTQTVQETVDSLEMVRQLFEMGVLQSGFWHQFAMTAHSPIGIKPEEFGVMPVKREIMFANNDVDFIDSTGIDHSKFSFGLKKSLFNYMHGINFEIPLQDWFDFKIPRTTIDQDFIHNSLIEEETFKFKANSKVIFLHPEPIKEDFIKSRKGLSREMTALTFHLNTNLLKIELDRQVAAWLIDTMKHYSIEKGTQITLQQLKNDFELHFEDFEMFWFSKPVQQLKENGVVLSL; from the coding sequence TTGAGCAATATCCTCCTTATCACTCCCCCGTTTACGCAGCTTAATACGCCGTATCCCGCCACAGCTTATATCAAAGGTTTTCTTAAAACTAAGAATATTGAAAGCTATCAGATGGATTTGGGGATTGAAGTGATACTGGAATTGTTCTCGAAAAAAGGAATCTCCAATGTCTTCTCGCAACCGACCGATCTGCAAAAAGCTTCCGTGAACTCGCAAAGGATTTTTTCGCTCCGGAACGAGTATATCCGAACTATCGATCAGGTCATTCTTTTCCTTCAGAATAAAAATGCGACGTTGGCAAGGCAAATCTGCACGATGAATTTTCTGCCCGAAGCTTCCCGTTTTGCTCAGCTCGACGAGCTTGATTATGCTTTCGGGAATATGGGTTTGCAGGACAAAGCCAAGCATCTCGCCACGCTCTATCTTGAAGACCTTTCAGATTATATCGTTGAGAATATCGACCCGGATTTCGGATTCAGCCGCTATGCCGAACGTATCAGCCAAAGCGCAAATTCGTTCGACGAATTATATCAGAAAATTATCGGTCCAAAGACCTACATTGACCGTTTGACATTAAATATTGTGGATGGTCATCTTAACTGCGAAAATCCAGGATTGGTCTGTTTCTCGGTGCCGTTTCCGGGTAATTTGTACGCTGCATTCCGTTGCGCGAAACACATCAAAGAAAAATATCCGCACATCAAAACCGCTATGGGTGGCGGTTTTCCGAACACTGAACTGCGCGAAGTAAAGGATAAACGTGTTTTTGAGTTCTTCGATTTTATTACTTTGGATGACGGTGAACTTCCGCTTGAACTGCTGATCAAAAATCTTAAAAATGAAGGTCCAAGATCGTATAAACGTACTTTCCTCTTAGAAGATTCCAAAGTGGTGTATTTGAATGATTCCACCCTGCCCGATTATCGCCAGGCGGAAGTTGGCACGCCGGATTACAGCGGTCTTTTGCTCGACAGATATATTTCGGTAATCGAAATTGCAAACCCGATGCACAGCCTTTGGAGTGACGGCAGGTGGAACAAACTCACGATGGCGCACGGCTGCTATTGGGGCAAATGTACATTCTGCGATATTTCGCTTGATTATATTCGAATTTACGAGCCTGTCGCTGCAAAAATTCTGGTCAACAGAATGGAGGAACTGATGGCTTCAACAGGCGAGTCCGGATTTCATTTTGTGGATGAAGCCGCACCGCCGGCGCTGATGCGCGAAGTAGCACTCGAAATCATCCGCAGGAAACTGGTGGTGACGTGGTGGACCAATATCCGGTTTGAAAAGAGTTTTAGTCGGGATTTGTGTTTCCTGCTTAAACTTTCCGGGTGTGTGGCGGTTTCCGGCGGACTTGAAGTGGCCAGTGACCGACTTCTGAAGCTCATCGATAAAGGCGTTTCGGTGGCGCAGGTGGCTCAGGTAACCCGAAATTTTACCGAAGCGGGAATCATGGTTCATGCCTACTTGATGTACGGCTTCCCGACCCAAACAGTTCAAGAAACCGTGGATTCCCTTGAAATGGTAAGGCAACTTTTCGAAATGGGCGTGCTGCAAAGCGGCTTCTGGCACCAGTTCGCGATGACTGCACACTCACCGATCGGGATAAAGCCGGAAGAATTCGGGGTGATGCCGGTGAAACGCGAGATTATGTTTGCCAATAATGACGTCGATTTCATCGACAGTACGGGGATTGATCACAGCAAGTTCAGTTTCGGACTGAAAAAATCTTTGTTCAACTATATGCACGGAATCAATTTTGAAATTCCGCTGCAGGATTGGTTTGATTTTAAGATTCCGCGTACGACTATAGATCAGGATTTTATCCACAATTCGTTAATTGAAGAAGAAACATTTAAATTTAAAGCAAATTCAAAGGTCATATTCCTGCACCCAGAGCCTATCAAAGAAGATTTTATCAAGTCAAGAAAAGGGTTGTCGCGCGAAATGACGGCTTTGACTTTCCATCTGAACACGAATTTGCTTAAAATCGAACTCGATCGTCAGGTGGCCGCGTGGCTTATCGACACGATGAAGCATTATTCGATCGAAAAAGGCACTCAGATCACGCTTCAGCAACTGAAAAATGATTTCGAACTTCATTTCGAGGATTTCGAAATGTTCTGGTTTTCGAAACCTGTTCAGCAGCTTAAGGAAAATGGTGTTGTGCTGAGCCTTTAG
- the rnk gene encoding nucleoside diphosphate kinase regulator, with translation MKQIIISKQDSLRIHKSILDAKKNNTIKKEDAERLLNELHSAKIVEPSEIPADVVTMNSVVKIHFENNKTVTEFKIVYPHEANIKEKRISIFSPVAAALIGYRVNDEIDWIVPSGMTKIIIDEIIYQPEAAGDFDL, from the coding sequence ATGAAACAGATCATCATCAGTAAACAAGATTCGCTGCGGATACATAAATCTATCCTAGATGCCAAAAAGAACAATACCATCAAGAAAGAAGATGCCGAGCGACTGCTGAACGAACTACACTCAGCTAAAATTGTGGAACCTTCAGAAATCCCCGCAGACGTGGTGACTATGAATTCTGTGGTAAAAATCCATTTCGAAAATAACAAAACCGTTACGGAATTTAAAATCGTTTATCCGCATGAAGCAAATATCAAAGAAAAGAGAATCTCCATCTTTTCACCTGTAGCCGCGGCGCTGATTGGCTATCGTGTAAACGATGAAATTGATTGGATAGTCCCTTCCGGAATGACAAAAATCATCATTGATGAAATCATCTATCAGCCTGAAGCTGCTGGTGATTTCGACCTTTAA
- a CDS encoding MmcQ/YjbR family DNA-binding protein — MDANQIIDYCLAKKGVDESFPFDKETLVMKVGGKMFLLMSLDKQPVSISVKTDPEWSAELRGQYPQITGAYHLNKTYWNSVRCEGLKQELLTKLIDHSYGLVFSLLTKKVKEEILKS, encoded by the coding sequence ATGGATGCCAACCAGATTATAGACTATTGCCTTGCGAAAAAAGGAGTTGATGAATCTTTCCCGTTTGATAAGGAAACCCTGGTGATGAAAGTGGGCGGGAAAATGTTTTTGCTGATGTCCCTGGATAAGCAGCCGGTAAGTATTTCCGTAAAAACCGATCCCGAATGGAGTGCAGAACTTCGCGGGCAATATCCGCAGATTACTGGCGCCTACCATTTGAACAAAACGTATTGGAACTCTGTACGATGCGAAGGTTTGAAACAAGAGTTACTCACAAAACTTATCGATCATTCTTACGGACTCGTATTTAGCTTGCTCACGAAAAAAGTGAAAGAAGAAATATTGAAATCTTAG
- the atpD gene encoding F0F1 ATP synthase subunit beta, with product MANQIKGKISQIIGPVIDVVFSDATALPKIYDALEILKTDGNKVILEVEQHIGEDSVRCIAMDATDGLQRGQEVISQGRQITMPTGEGVYGRLFNVVGDAIDGIQDVSKESGLPIHREAPKFDQLSTSAEVLFTGIKVIDLVEPYAKGGKIGLFGGAGVGKTVLIQELINNIAKGHGGLSVFAGVGERTREGNDLLREMLESGIIKYGDEFMHSMENGGWDLSKVDMEEMKDSKCTFVFGQMNEPPGARARVALSGLTIAEYFRDGDGQGQGRDVLFFVDNIFRFTQAGSEVSALLGRMPSAVGYQPTLASEMGAMQERITSTKNGSITSVQAIYVPADDLTDPAPATTFAHLDATTVLDRKIASLGIYPAVDPLASTSRILTPEILGDEHYDCAQRVKEILQKYKALQDIIAILGMEELSEEDKLSVYRARKVQRFLSQPFHVAEQFTGLKGALVDIKDTIKGFNMIIDGELDHLPEAAFNLKGTIEEAIEAGEKMLAENA from the coding sequence ATGGCAAACCAAATTAAAGGAAAAATTTCTCAAATTATCGGTCCGGTAATCGACGTGGTTTTCTCGGATGCAACAGCGCTTCCAAAGATCTACGACGCACTGGAAATCTTGAAAACAGACGGTAACAAAGTAATTCTTGAGGTAGAACAACATATCGGTGAAGACTCCGTAAGATGTATCGCGATGGATGCTACAGACGGTCTTCAGAGAGGTCAGGAAGTTATTTCCCAGGGCCGCCAGATCACCATGCCAACCGGAGAAGGTGTGTATGGACGTCTATTCAACGTAGTAGGCGATGCTATTGACGGTATTCAGGATGTTTCTAAGGAATCCGGTTTGCCTATTCACCGTGAAGCACCAAAATTCGATCAGCTTTCTACATCTGCAGAAGTTCTTTTTACAGGTATTAAAGTAATCGACCTTGTAGAGCCTTATGCAAAAGGTGGTAAAATTGGTTTGTTCGGTGGTGCGGGTGTTGGTAAAACAGTACTGATCCAGGAATTGATTAACAATATTGCAAAGGGACACGGTGGTCTTTCTGTTTTTGCCGGTGTAGGTGAAAGAACGAGAGAAGGGAATGACCTTTTGAGAGAGATGCTGGAATCCGGCATTATTAAATACGGTGATGAGTTTATGCACTCCATGGAAAATGGCGGTTGGGACTTATCTAAAGTAGATATGGAAGAAATGAAAGACTCTAAATGTACTTTCGTTTTCGGACAGATGAACGAGCCACCTGGAGCAAGAGCGCGTGTAGCACTTTCGGGCCTTACAATCGCGGAATACTTCCGTGATGGTGACGGACAAGGTCAAGGTAGAGACGTACTTTTCTTCGTTGATAACATCTTCCGTTTCACCCAGGCAGGTTCTGAGGTATCTGCACTTCTTGGGCGTATGCCGTCTGCAGTAGGTTACCAACCAACTTTGGCATCGGAAATGGGTGCGATGCAAGAAAGAATTACTTCAACTAAAAACGGTTCCATTACTTCTGTACAAGCGATCTACGTACCTGCGGATGACTTAACTGACCCGGCGCCTGCAACTACATTTGCTCACCTTGATGCAACTACCGTATTGGACAGAAAGATTGCTTCATTAGGTATTTATCCTGCGGTTGATCCATTGGCGTCAACTTCAAGAATCCTTACGCCGGAAATCTTGGGTGATGAGCATTACGACTGTGCACAGAGAGTAAAAGAAATCCTTCAGAAATACAAAGCTTTACAGGATATCATCGCTATTCTTGGTATGGAAGAACTTTCCGAAGAAGATAAATTATCTGTATACCGTGCAAGAAAAGTACAGCGTTTCCTTTCTCAGCCTTTCCACGTTGCAGAACAGTTTACAGGTCTTAAAGGTGCATTGGTAGATATTAAGGACACCATCAAAGGATTCAACATGATCATCGATGGAGAATTAGATCACCTTCCGGAAGCTGCTTTCAACCTTAAAGGAACCATCGAAGAAGCAATCGAGGCTGGAGAGAAAATGTTGGCAGAAAACGCATAA
- a CDS encoding aminotransferase class I/II-fold pyridoxal phosphate-dependent enzyme has translation MTDIFERLRQNPGPLGQFADYAEGYFVFPKLEGPIGPRMKFQGREVVFWSANDYLGLCNHPEVLEADAKAAAEYGMFYPMGARAMSGETAQHQQLENELSQFVQKESAYLLNFGYQGMVSTIDALVTRHDVIVYDADSHACIVDGVRLHMGKSFTFKHNDIASLEKNLARATKVAEENGGGILVITEGVFGMRGMQGKLKEICDLKSKFNFRLLVDDAHGFGTLGETGAGAGEEQGCQDQIDVYFSTFAKSMAGFGAFIAADKDIIRILKYNLRSQVFAKSLTMPMVIGGLKRLELLRSRPEIKAKLWENVHKLQNGLKERGFNLGNTNTCVTPVMMQGSTVEATLLVKDLRENYGIFTSVVIYPVIPKGMILLRLIPTASHTDAEINETLDAFDAIHDKLTSGFYKQQEQKLVEQEGLSFKAT, from the coding sequence ATGACAGATATTTTTGAACGGTTAAGACAAAATCCAGGACCGCTGGGGCAATTTGCCGATTACGCAGAAGGATATTTCGTATTCCCGAAGTTGGAGGGACCTATCGGCCCGAGAATGAAGTTCCAGGGGCGCGAAGTGGTTTTTTGGAGTGCCAATGATTATTTGGGACTTTGCAACCACCCGGAAGTTTTAGAAGCTGATGCGAAAGCTGCTGCCGAATACGGAATGTTTTACCCAATGGGCGCCCGAGCCATGTCTGGCGAAACCGCTCAGCACCAACAGCTTGAAAATGAACTCTCCCAGTTCGTTCAAAAAGAATCTGCTTACTTACTGAATTTCGGGTATCAGGGTATGGTATCAACCATCGATGCATTGGTGACACGCCACGATGTGATTGTGTACGACGCAGATTCTCATGCGTGCATTGTAGATGGTGTACGTCTGCATATGGGCAAAAGCTTTACCTTTAAACATAATGATATTGCCAGCCTTGAAAAAAACCTGGCAAGAGCCACCAAGGTAGCTGAAGAAAACGGTGGCGGCATACTGGTGATTACCGAAGGGGTTTTCGGGATGCGTGGCATGCAGGGGAAACTCAAAGAAATATGCGACCTGAAATCCAAATTCAACTTCCGTTTGCTGGTAGATGACGCGCACGGTTTCGGTACTTTAGGTGAAACCGGTGCCGGTGCTGGCGAAGAACAGGGTTGCCAGGACCAGATTGATGTGTACTTCTCTACTTTTGCCAAATCTATGGCTGGTTTTGGAGCATTCATCGCGGCAGACAAAGACATCATCAGAATTTTAAAATACAATCTGCGCTCGCAGGTTTTCGCAAAATCCCTGACGATGCCAATGGTCATCGGTGGTTTGAAAAGACTCGAACTTTTGCGCTCTCGTCCGGAAATCAAGGCCAAACTTTGGGAAAACGTGCACAAATTACAGAACGGACTTAAGGAAAGAGGTTTCAACCTGGGTAACACCAATACCTGTGTGACGCCTGTAATGATGCAGGGATCTACCGTAGAGGCTACTTTGCTTGTAAAAGACCTCCGAGAGAATTATGGCATCTTTACTTCTGTAGTGATCTATCCGGTAATCCCGAAAGGGATGATTTTGCTAAGACTAATCCCTACCGCATCTCATACGGATGCTGAAATTAATGAAACGCTGGATGCCTTTGATGCGATCCACGATAAACTGACATCCGGCTTTTATAAACAACAGGAACAGAAACTTGTAGAACAAGAAGGTTTATCCTTTAAAGCAACCTAA
- the pyrH gene encoding UMP kinase, translating to MKYQRILLKLSGEALMGNRQYGIDNDRLKEYAAEIKKVVDLGCQVAIVIGGGNIFRGLAGAASGMDRVQGDYMGMLATVINGMALQGALEDAGIHTRLQSAIEMDKVAEPFIKRKATRHLEKGRVVIFGAGTGNPYFTTDTAATLRAIEIDADVILKGTRVDGIYDSDPEKNEAAVKFNSLTFDEVYAKDLKVMDMTAFTLSHENKLPIIVFDMNKEGNLVKIVKGENVGTLVTI from the coding sequence ATGAAATACCAAAGAATTCTACTTAAACTCAGCGGCGAAGCACTGATGGGTAACCGACAGTACGGGATTGATAACGACAGGCTGAAGGAATATGCTGCCGAAATCAAAAAAGTGGTAGACCTGGGCTGCCAGGTAGCCATCGTCATCGGTGGTGGCAATATCTTTCGGGGATTGGCTGGTGCTGCCTCCGGTATGGACAGGGTTCAGGGTGATTACATGGGGATGCTCGCTACCGTAATCAACGGTATGGCCTTGCAGGGCGCGCTTGAAGATGCAGGTATCCATACCAGATTGCAGTCTGCGATAGAAATGGACAAAGTGGCTGAACCTTTCATCAAAAGAAAAGCGACCCGCCATCTGGAAAAAGGCAGAGTGGTCATCTTTGGCGCAGGCACCGGTAATCCGTACTTCACGACCGATACCGCAGCTACACTACGCGCGATTGAAATTGATGCTGATGTGATCCTGAAAGGCACCCGGGTGGATGGTATCTACGACTCTGATCCTGAAAAGAACGAAGCGGCGGTGAAGTTCAATTCCCTAACTTTTGACGAAGTGTACGCAAAAGACCTGAAAGTGATGGATATGACGGCTTTTACTCTCAGCCATGAAAACAAACTCCCAATCATCGTCTTTGATATGAATAAAGAGGGAAATCTGGTGAAGATTGTGAAAGGTGAGAATGTAGGAACACTTGTAACGATATAA
- a CDS encoding EamA family transporter — protein sequence MSLCIQIKPKRIEISAISSRTKKEVLLLILLGTLGTLCLNFALANISIVMFAIIGLIEPVIGLTISKLYHKEYLTKKQQLGILLGIAAAFILSITK from the coding sequence GTGTCGCTCTGTATTCAAATTAAACCAAAAAGAATAGAAATCTCCGCCATCAGTTCAAGGACTAAAAAGGAGGTACTTTTGCTCATCCTTCTAGGCACTTTGGGCACACTTTGTTTAAATTTTGCGCTGGCCAATATCAGTATTGTTATGTTCGCGATCATCGGACTTATTGAACCGGTGATCGGGCTTACCATTTCAAAATTATATCACAAAGAATATCTCACCAAAAAACAGCAACTCGGCATCTTATTGGGCATTGCGGCGGCGTTCATCCTGTCAATAACCAAGTAA